The Desulfovibrio sp. JC022 genomic sequence AAAAATGGGTGCGGCGCGCGAAGTCTGTTCCATTGAAGATATGGCCGGGTTGCTGGTAAGGCATTTTAAAAAACGTTTCAGGAGTTAGAACAGATGACCGAAGTCAAAGAGCAGCTGCTCACCGAACATAAGATCAATGTCTTGCTGATAGATGACCAACCCATGGTGGGGGAGGCTGTGCGGCGTATGCTTGAAGGCGAGGAGGACATTGATTTCCACTTTGTGAGCGATCCGACCAAGGCCATTCCCACTGCTGAAGAGTTGCAGCCTACAGTCATTTTACAGGATCTTGTCATGCCTGAGATTGACGGTATGACCATGGTCAAATTTATGCGGGTTAATTCCAAGCTCAAGGATATTCCCCTGATTGTGCTTTCCACCAAGGAAGAGCCGACCACCAAGGCCGAAGCTTTTGCTCTCGGAGCTAACGATTATCTGGTCAAACTTCCCGACCGCATCGAGCTTCTGGCACGCATCCGTTACCACTCCAAGGGTTACATCAACCTTTTGCAGAGAAATGAAGCATACGAACAACTGCGTGAAAGCAGGGATGAAATGCGCAAGGAGCTTGCTGTTGCCGCTGACTACGTGACCTCCCTGTTGCCGGACCCGGTTAAAGAGGGGAATATTCAGGCGGACTGGCGGTTTATTCCTTCGGCATCATTGGGCGGCGATTCCTTCGGCTACCACTGGCTCGATGATGATCATTTTGCCATGTACCTGCTTGATGTCTGTGACCACGGGGTCGGTTCGGCACTTCTTTCTGTCTCAGCCATGAACGTGCTTCGATCCCAGACCTTGCCGGATACTGATTTTCTTAAACCGGACGAAGTGCTGACATCCCTGAACGATTCCTTTCAGATGGATCAGCAGAACAACCTTTATTTCACCATGTGGTACGGTATTTATCGTAAATCGGACCGGACCTTAACCTTTTCCAGCGGCGGACATCCACCGGCACTGCTTATCGCGGACGGGGAAGTGCAGCAGCTGCGTACTCCGGGAATGATTGTGGGCGGTATGCCGGATATGACCTACACCAGCGACAGCGTGACTGTTGAGCCGGGTGCGCGCTTCTTTCTCTATAGTGACGGGGTCTACGAGCTGAAAAAAGTTTCAGACGGCAAGATGTGGGAGTTTGATGAATTTTCCGGGTTCATGAAAGGGACCGGAGGAGAGCTGGGCACACCCATTGACCAGCTTATAGCGCATACCCGCCAATTGCAGGGTAGTGAACTTTATGAAGATGATTTTTCCATGGTGGAGTTTGTCTTTGCCTAAGTCGGGACTTAGAGGCAGGCTTTGCATTTAATCGGGAATTAAAGAGGACTGATAATGAGTATCCGCAAACAGTTCATAACCGGGTGTGTGGTTTTTTGTATAGCCCTGACCGTGGCCATAATGTGGCTGGTTTCAGACTATGCCCGCGAGACCCTGATGGACCAGTATCGTTCCAAGGCAGAAATCATGCTGCACACTATGAAAGCAGTGCGCAAGCATACCGGATCTGTTATCCGTCCCAAGGCCACGGAAATTCTGCCGGAAAATAAGTTTGTAACCGAGTTGCAGTCCACTTCCTTTACCGCCAACGGCGTGTTCGGACGTATTCCCGATGTCTACAGGCATGAGTTGAACTTTAAAACCGCTTCCACCAAGCCGCGTAATCCTGATAATCTGGCCACCAATGACGAGGCCCGAATTATCGAGGAGCTTGATGCCATGGCTCGGGTCGGAAAAAAACCTTTCATCGGGGAAATTTGTAAAATTAACGGCATTGAATCTTTTATTGTCGCAGAAGGAGAGGTAAATAAGCCTTCCTGCATGGTCTGTCACGGTGATCCTAAAGATGCTCCGCCGTCCATGAAAAGCAGGTATCCGGTCAAAAGTGATACGGGTTACTACCGCAAGCCGGGGCGCATTGAATGCGCCATGATTTCGGCCATTCCGCTGGCGGCTATGAATGCCGCTTCCAATCAGGCTCTTGGTGCGGTGGTCTTCATGGGATTTATTTTTATTGTGGTAACTCTCGGTTTTCTTCTCTTCGGTCTGAACCTTATTTTCAGCCCGGTTTCACAGATTACCAACATTGCCAAGGAAATTGCTTCTGGTGACCTGAACAGTGCCAATGTTTCCATCCGCAAAATGAAGAATATGGCTGAAGGTAAATTTTTTGCAGGCCGGATCATGCGGCCCGGAAACGAAATCGGTAATCTGGTGACTTCTTTTGAAACCATGATTTCCGGTCTTTCAGAATTGATCGGTGAAGTTCAGTCCTCCGGGGATAATGTTTCAGTGGCCGGAAACAAGATCAGGTCCACTGCCGAGCATATTGATTCTGCGGTAAACAGGCAGGCAGCCTCTACCAACGAAGTTACCGCCACCAGCAGGTTGATCAGTAAGACCTCCAAGGATCTGGTGGAAGTGATGACTGATGTCGCCGATAGTGCCAGTGAGTCCGCCCACATGGCCGAAACCCTGCAAGGAAATATCGAACGGCGTGAGCAATCTTTGATCAGGCTGGTTGAATCTACTGACAATGTTTCATCGCGGTTGGCGGCTATCAGTGAAAAAGCCAGCAGGATTAACCATATTGTGACCACCATTGCCAGAATTGCAGACCAGACCAACCTCCTCTCGCTTAACGCGGCCATTGAGGCTGAAAAGGCCGGACAATTCGGTCAGGGATTTTCCGTGGTTGCCCGTGAGATGCGCAGACTGGCTGATCAGACGGTCATTGCCGCAGAAGATATTGAACTCATGGTCCGGGACATGCAATCCGCAGTCAGTTCCGGGGTTATGGAGATGGAAACTTTCAATCATGAAGTCCGTTCCAGTGTGGATGAGGTGGAAAAGATGAGTGTCGATCT encodes the following:
- a CDS encoding SpoIIE family protein phosphatase, which codes for MTEVKEQLLTEHKINVLLIDDQPMVGEAVRRMLEGEEDIDFHFVSDPTKAIPTAEELQPTVILQDLVMPEIDGMTMVKFMRVNSKLKDIPLIVLSTKEEPTTKAEAFALGANDYLVKLPDRIELLARIRYHSKGYINLLQRNEAYEQLRESRDEMRKELAVAADYVTSLLPDPVKEGNIQADWRFIPSASLGGDSFGYHWLDDDHFAMYLLDVCDHGVGSALLSVSAMNVLRSQTLPDTDFLKPDEVLTSLNDSFQMDQQNNLYFTMWYGIYRKSDRTLTFSSGGHPPALLIADGEVQQLRTPGMIVGGMPDMTYTSDSVTVEPGARFFLYSDGVYELKKVSDGKMWEFDEFSGFMKGTGGELGTPIDQLIAHTRQLQGSELYEDDFSMVEFVFA
- a CDS encoding methyl-accepting chemotaxis protein; this translates as MSIRKQFITGCVVFCIALTVAIMWLVSDYARETLMDQYRSKAEIMLHTMKAVRKHTGSVIRPKATEILPENKFVTELQSTSFTANGVFGRIPDVYRHELNFKTASTKPRNPDNLATNDEARIIEELDAMARVGKKPFIGEICKINGIESFIVAEGEVNKPSCMVCHGDPKDAPPSMKSRYPVKSDTGYYRKPGRIECAMISAIPLAAMNAASNQALGAVVFMGFIFIVVTLGFLLFGLNLIFSPVSQITNIAKEIASGDLNSANVSIRKMKNMAEGKFFAGRIMRPGNEIGNLVTSFETMISGLSELIGEVQSSGDNVSVAGNKIRSTAEHIDSAVNRQAASTNEVTATSRLISKTSKDLVEVMTDVADSASESAHMAETLQGNIERREQSLIRLVESTDNVSSRLAAISEKASRINHIVTTIARIADQTNLLSLNAAIEAEKAGQFGQGFSVVAREMRRLADQTVIAAEDIELMVRDMQSAVSSGVMEMETFNHEVRSSVDEVEKMSVDLGQIVDQVRVLKPRFVDVSRSMGDQADSAEQISDAMGDLSETAAGTTEYLEEFKRTVASLNYTVQSLTGAVDGFQTVEDDFFSSSDEKEDPAKDKSESEPEN